In Oikeobacillus pervagus, the following proteins share a genomic window:
- a CDS encoding phosphoribosylamine--glycine ligase produces the protein MIYDQAFYEDFKDFDEEALNFDTGETIEYWIKLYWKSMMTLEDYLIKKPYSKPEVLIFESVPKEIIQVCEE, from the coding sequence TTGATCTATGACCAAGCATTCTATGAGGATTTTAAAGACTTTGATGAGGAAGCTTTAAATTTTGATACTGGAGAAACTATTGAATATTGGATTAAACTATACTGGAAAAGTATGATGACACTTGAAGACTATTTGATAAAGAAGCCCTATTCAAAGCCAGAAGTGTTAATTTTTGAATCTGTACCCAAAGAAATTATTCAAGTATGCGAAGAATAG